GCCAGGACAACTACGCTGCGCTCAAGGACATCGCTCCCACCCTCGGCGGCATCGGCGCCACCGGCTTGGACATCGGCTGGGACAAGCAGCTGGAGGCGCTGGGCACCATCTATGACAAAAAGGATGAGGCGCAGGCCGTCCTGGCCGCCGACAAGAAGCGCTTTGCCGACGCCGCCGCCGCGCTGCCGGGAATCAAGGGCAAGACCGGGGTGGTGGCCCAGTACATCAAGGAAAAGGGCCTGGGCGTGGTGGCCGAGCGCACCGAGCCGGGCAACTCCTTCTACTATGACCTCGGCATGACGGTGCCGGAATCCGTGCTGGGCCTGCCGAACATCAAGACCGGGCGGGCGATCGTCTCCCCGGAGCAGGTTCAGCTGCTCGCCGCCGACTTCATGGTGATCTACCCGGTCAGCGGCAGCGAGGCGGACATGCACACGCTGTCCGGTTTTGACCAGCTGCCCCAGGTGGCCCACCACACCACCGTCTACGGCGATGCGCAGCTGGTGCAGGGGGTCAACGTGCCCAGCTCCCGGAGCCGCGCCTGGGTCTTAGAAAAGATCATGCCGCAGCTCAAGGCGCTGTCCGACGCCGCCTAGCGCTAATCCACCTGGCGCACCGCGCCCTTGTCGGCTGAGGTGGCCATGGCCGCGTAGGCGCGCAGCGCCTTGGACACTGTGCGGTTGCGGCCCACGGGCGTCCACGGCTTGTCGCGGGACTCCATCTCTGCGCGGCGCCGGGCGATTTCCTCATCAGGGACCTCCAGGCGCAGGATGCGCTCGTGGATGTCAATGGTGATGGTATCGCCATCGTGGATGAGTCCGATCAGCCCGCCGTGGGCGGCCTCCGGGGACATGTGCCCGATGGACAGTCCGGAGGTGCCGCCGGAGAAGCGCCCGTCCGTAATCAGGGCGCACACCTTGCCCAGGCCGGCGCCCTTGAGGAAGGACGTCGGGTGCAGCATCTCCTGCATGCCCGGCCCGCCGGAGGGGCCCTCGTAGCGGATGACCACCACGTCGCCGGGCTTGACCTTCTTGGCCAGGATCGTCGAAACCGCTTGCTCCTGGCTTTCCACCACCAGGGCCGGGCCGCTGAAGTGCCATAGCTCCTCATCCACGCCGGCGGACTTGATCACCGCGCCGTCGGGGGCGAGGTTGCCGCGCAGGATCACCAGGCCGCCGTCGGAGGTGTAGGCGTGCGCCACATCGTGGATGCAGCCGTGTTCGGCGTCGGTGTCCAGCTCTTCCCAGCGCGCGGACTGGGAGAACGCCTCGGTGGTGCGGCGCCCGCCGGGGGCGGCGTGGAAGAGGTCGCGGGCGTCGTCGATGGCCTTGCCGCCGCGCACGTCCCAGTCGTCGAGCCACTCGTCGACGGATCCGTACAGGGCGGTGTGGACGTCCTTGTTCAGCAGCCCGGCGCGGCGCAGTTCGCCGAGGATGGCGGGGATGCCGCCGGCGCGGTGGACGTCTTCGATGTGGTAGTCGGAGTTGGGGGAGACCTTGGCTAGGCAGGGGATGCGGTAGGACAGCTCGTCAATGTCGGCGAGGTCAAAGTCCACCTCGCCCTCTTGGGCGGCGGCCAGGATGTGCAGGACCGTGTTGGTGGATCCGCCCATGGCCATGTCCAGGGCCATGGCGTTGGCAAAGGCGTGCCGGGTGGCAATGGACCGGGGCAACACGGAGTCGTCGCCCTGGCCGTAGTAGCGCTGGCACATGTCAACGATGAGGCTGCCGGCGCGCTCGAACAGGGCGCGGCGGGCGGTGTGGGTGGCCAGGGTGGTGCCGTTTCCGGGCAGGGACAGGCCCAGGGCCTCGGTCAGGCAGTTCATGGAGTTGGCGGTGAACATGCCGGAGCAGGAGCCGCAGGTCGGGCAGGCAAAGTTCTCGATTGTGCCCAGCCCGGCCTCATCGACGGCATCGTTGGCGGAGGCGGTGATCGCGGTGATCAGGTCCGTGGGTGCGTGGGCTACGCCGTCGACCACCACGGCTTTGCCGGCTTCCATGGGGCCGCCGGAGACGAAGATCGCGGGGATGTTCAGCCGCAGGGCGGCGTTGAGCATGCCGGGGGTGATTTTGTCGCAGTTGGAGATGCACACCATGGCGTCGGCGGTGTGGGCGTTGCACATGTACTCCACGGAGTCGGAGATGATCTCGCGGCTGGGCAGGGAGTAGAGCATGCCGCCGTGGCCCATGGCAATGCCGTCGTCCACGGCGATGGTGTTGAATTCTTTGGGCACGCCGCCGGCGGCGCGCACGGCGTCGGCGACCACGTCGCCCACGTTTTTCAGGTGGACGTGCCCGGGCACAAACTGGGTGTAGGAGTTGACGATGGCCACAATCGGCTTGCCAAACTCCGACTCCTTGGTGCCCGTTGCCCGCCACAGGGCGCGGGCCCCGGAGGCGTTGCGCCCCACGGTGGTGACTTTGGATCGCAGCTCGATCACGGGAAACTCCTAGCTAAAGGTGGGTAGACTACTGCCCACAGGTGGGTCAAGAAAGGAACCGGTGCGGCCCGGACGGGGGTGGTGTCCGTGGGAAACGCTACTGGTCCTGCTCGTCCTTCATGGCGGCGTATTCCTCGCGGGTAACAAGGCGTT
Above is a genomic segment from Corynebacterium uberis containing:
- the ilvD gene encoding dihydroxy-acid dehydratase, translated to MIELRSKVTTVGRNASGARALWRATGTKESEFGKPIVAIVNSYTQFVPGHVHLKNVGDVVADAVRAAGGVPKEFNTIAVDDGIAMGHGGMLYSLPSREIISDSVEYMCNAHTADAMVCISNCDKITPGMLNAALRLNIPAIFVSGGPMEAGKAVVVDGVAHAPTDLITAITASANDAVDEAGLGTIENFACPTCGSCSGMFTANSMNCLTEALGLSLPGNGTTLATHTARRALFERAGSLIVDMCQRYYGQGDDSVLPRSIATRHAFANAMALDMAMGGSTNTVLHILAAAQEGEVDFDLADIDELSYRIPCLAKVSPNSDYHIEDVHRAGGIPAILGELRRAGLLNKDVHTALYGSVDEWLDDWDVRGGKAIDDARDLFHAAPGGRRTTEAFSQSARWEELDTDAEHGCIHDVAHAYTSDGGLVILRGNLAPDGAVIKSAGVDEELWHFSGPALVVESQEQAVSTILAKKVKPGDVVVIRYEGPSGGPGMQEMLHPTSFLKGAGLGKVCALITDGRFSGGTSGLSIGHMSPEAAHGGLIGLIHDGDTITIDIHERILRLEVPDEEIARRRAEMESRDKPWTPVGRNRTVSKALRAYAAMATSADKGAVRQVD
- a CDS encoding ABC transporter substrate-binding protein, coding for MIPTSSLRRSAAALLAGALLLAGCSSPQSGENTDSAASEQATVTITHAWGTDAYPVKPHKVVATGTSVDNLLELGITPDVVINTPIDKDVPWREGKLDGVTVLEMPDFRTMPIEKIAAEKPDFIVGDFWRISQDNYAALKDIAPTLGGIGATGLDIGWDKQLEALGTIYDKKDEAQAVLAADKKRFADAAAALPGIKGKTGVVAQYIKEKGLGVVAERTEPGNSFYYDLGMTVPESVLGLPNIKTGRAIVSPEQVQLLAADFMVIYPVSGSEADMHTLSGFDQLPQVAHHTTVYGDAQLVQGVNVPSSRSRAWVLEKIMPQLKALSDAA